From Aedes albopictus strain Foshan chromosome 1, AalbF5, whole genome shotgun sequence, one genomic window encodes:
- the LOC134285080 gene encoding dnaJ homolog subfamily C member 16-like (The sequence of the model RefSeq protein was modified relative to this genomic sequence to represent the inferred CDS: added 209 bases not found in genome assembly) translates to MKIFCPQWKGRRSTAEMLMLVFCGVVVLLAVGIQPSEAAAGTDPYKILGVTKHATLQDIRRAYKQLAKEWHPDKSDHPEAETKFVEIKQAYELLSDSERRKAYDLYGITNEDAHLYKERPDYSSYGRFPDPFEQFFGHNFNFHDQDISLFHRLSITSKYYETNIVPKSHHTPQILMFYSDWCFSCMKAANSFKKMIDTLEPFGVTFATINAGHENQLVRKVGVHSLPCVIMVLDGHNYVYKESVYNTQRVVDFIRQKLPYKLLPPVDDGSIDGFLQGWSDNRVRALIMEPRSQPRLRYLITAFHFRERVAFGFVQLNSPKSQHIQERYKVHPSLDTLLIFNEDSTRPVASISMSDIPTSTLNNIISVNKYLALPRLSSQAMLEGVCPAEWNRPRKRLCVVLVTENTATHDEARQAMRRIAMESNYSPERVRFAYIYQEKQTEFISALAEHSKLEETMLKVVIIWRKDAKHIKYEWVHEATMESLNRSIENETHELQYNNTKQKLDGAIQRLLRSSEALTYEAEVTDLLDEHAQGLVIRILNKVLLAFEYMTENLGQEHILPALSVVGTIAFILGAGYLMSYLVRIEEENIQKKQSKSPENKNGKVQNYVPELRLHELRAEKYNGLVRLLKPGCRTIVLLTDMQSRNKLIPAFHKAVWPYRKNKTLMFAHMLIEKGIGWYAELLRLSLSESREMKINPRNCIGTVIALNGHRKYFCMYHAKHPESNRGAKRMMKMTRQLSTMPSDPEAGAFLGMDSSDSETSTSDISEPKILLEENLLDGLPNWLDRLFEGTTHRYYINYWPDFTSK, encoded by the exons GCACCCAGACAAATCGGACCACCCGGAGGCGGAAACGAAGTTTGTAGAAATTAAGCAAGCGTACGAGTTGCTATCGGATTCGGAGCGTCGGAAGGCCTACGATCTGTACGGCATCACAAACGAGGATGCCCATCTGTACAAGGAACGTCCGGACTACAGCAGCTATGGGCGATTCCCGGATCCGTTCGAGCAGTTCTTCGGGCACAATTTCAATTTCCACGATCAGGACATCAGTCTGTTCCATCGGTTATCGATCACGTCGAAGTACTATGAGACGAATATCGTCCCGAAGAGTCACCACACGCCGCAGATcctgatgttttactcggattggtgtttctcctgtatgaaggcggccaattccttcaaaaagatGATCGATACGCTGGAGCCGTTCGGGGTAACTTTTGCGACGATCAACGCCGGCCACGAGAATCAGCTGGTCAGGAAGGTGGGCGTTCATTCGTTGCCTTGCGTTATAATGGTTCTGGACGGACACAACTACGTGTACAAAGAAAGTGTGTACAACACGCAGCGGGTCGTGGATTTCATCCGGCAAAAGCTCCCGTACAAACTGCTACCCCCGGTTGACGACGGATCGATCGATGGTTTCCTTCAGGGTTGGTCCGACAACCGGGTTCGAGCTTTGATCATGGAACCCCGATCGCAGCCACGGCTTCGTTATCTGATCACGGCGTTCCACTTCCGGGAACGGGTGGCATTCGGGTTCGTGCAGCTGAACTCACCCAAATCGCAACACATTCAGGAGCGGTACAAG GTGCATCCTTCGCTGGACACGCTGCTGATCTTTAACGAAGATTCCACCCGTCCGGTGGCGTCCATCTCGATGTCGGATATTCCGACGTCCACGCTGAACAACATCATCTCCGTCAACAAATACCTAGCTCTTCCACGCCTCTCCTCGCAAGCCATGCTAGAAGGTGTCTGCCCAGCCGAATGGAACCGCCCGCGGAAGCGGCTATGCGTGGTTCTGGTCACGGAGAACACCGCAACGCACGACGAAGCCCGGCAAGCGATGCGTCGTATCGCCATGGAATCCAACTACAGTCCGGAGCGGGTCCGCTTCGCGTACATCTACCAGGAAAAGCAAACGGAGTTCATCAGTGCTCTGGCCGAGCACAGCAAGCTAGAGGAGACGATGCTAAAAGTGGTCATCATCTGGCGCAAGGACGCCAAACATATCAAGTACGAGTGGGTCCACGAGGCTACCATGGAATCGCTGAACAGGAGCATCGAGAACGAAACGCACGAGCTGCAGTACAACAACACCAAGCAGAAGCTGGACGGTGCGATCCAGCGGCTGTTGCGGTCGTCCGAGGCGTTGACGTACGAGGCGGAAGTGACG GACCTCCTAGACGAGCACGCCCAAGGACTGGTGATCCGCATCCTGAACAAGGTCCTGCTGGCGTTCGAATACATGACCGAGAACCTCGGTCAGGAACATATCCTGCCGGCTTTGTCCGTGGTGGGAACAATTGCCTTCATCCTCGGTGCCGGTTACCTGATGTCCTACCTGGTCCGGATCGAGGAGGAAAACATCCAGAAGAAGCAGTCCAAATCGCCGGAGAATAAAAACG GAAAAGTCCAAAACTACGTTCCGGAGTTGCGTCTGCATGAGCTGCGCGCGGAAAAGTACAACGGACTGGTCCGGCTGCTGAAACCCGGCTGCCGGACGATCGTCCTGCTGACGGACATGCAGTCTCGCAACAAGCTGATTCCGGCCTTCCACAAAGCGGTGTGGCCCTATCGGAA GAACAAAACCCTCATGTTCGCCCACATGCTCATCGAGAAGGGAATCGGTTGGTATGCGGAACTCCTGAGGCTATCGCTGTCCGAGTCCCGGGAGATGAAGATCAACCCGAGGAACTGCATCGGGACGGTCATAGCGCTCAACGGGCACCGGAAGTACTTCTGCATGTACCACGCCAAACATCCGGAGTCGAACCGGGGTGCCAAG CGCATGATGAAGATGACCCGGCAGCTGAGCACGATGCCCTCGGACCCGGAAGCCGGTGCCTTCCTGGGGATGGACAGCTCCGACTCGGAGACCAGCACGTCCGACATCTCCGAGCCGAAGATCTTGCTGGAGGAGAACCTCCTCGATGGGCTGCCCAACTGGCTGGATCGTCTGTTCGAGGGTACCACCCATCGGTACTACATTAACTATTGGCCTGATTTCACCTCGAAATAG